CCACAATAGACGTATCAAACTTGGGGGCACATTTACTGTACAAGTTCTTGATTTAATTGGGATGCAAACATTTCATACGTACTCTGTTTTCATGGGTCTCATTTGCACGTGTTGTGTGTCCAGGCTGTGCATGCCGAGATGGAAGACGCCTTGCATGAGAAAGACGAGCTGAAGATGAGAGTTCACTCCTACATCTCAGAAGTGGCCAGAATAGAGAATATAATGCTTGCAAAGGTAAACGGTAACACTCTACACAGCAGTAGTATATTCACACTAGATGTTTCCCTCAAAGGGATTGTATTCTAGTGTAGATATTACAATTGGATTATTATGTATCTACTGGAATTGATAATGGCTGTTTTCCAGTGTTTAGCCAAGTACACATCCTCCAGTTGCTATGGAGTCCTTCCAATAGTTTTTAACTGATTTAAATAATGTTGTCTTCCAGGAGAAGGAGAACAGGGAGATGCTGGAGCGGTTCCGGATGGCCCATGGGGAGTCAGAGGACCGGGAGCTGAAGCTGCAGCACGCTGAGGGCCTCAACAACTCCATCCGCCTGGAGCTGCTCTCCTCAGACACAGAGAGACGACACCTCAGAGAGACTGTGGGACATCAGGAGAGAGAGATCCAGGAGGTGAGACTGGGGGGGCAATGTGGGTGGAGAAAAATGCTGTAGATAAAGCTTAAAATGGGTAGAGTTTGAGTTTTGTTTAAAATGTCCACTAGCTTATGTTGTCTGTTCTTGCATACCTCTACCCAATATCTACTATACTGAATTCACTTGCATTGTTGCAATTGGTGATGAGGATGCCTGTTCTGTCCCAACCGTATAGCACATGAATGCCCTGCAGGCGTACGAGGCCCAGGTGTCGTCCCTGGCCCGGGGCATGTCCCGGCTGGAGGAGGAACTGCAGGCGGCCCGGGGGGAGAAGACTGTCCTGCTGTCTGACCTGGCCTCTGTCAGGGAGCTCTGTGTTAAACTGGACTCAAGCAAAGAGCTTAGCACCCGCCAGCTCACCTCCAAGAGCATGGAGCTGGAGAGGGTGAGCAAACTGACTGCATCTCAGTCCTCCACCCTTTTCATTTCCCTTCATGAATTTAGCAATGGTGGAAATGTACACcacacgtgtatgtgtgtgtgtgtgtgtgtgtgtatatatatatatataactcaacaaatatggacttggtcttttaccaaatagggctatcttctgtataccacccctaacttgtcacaatacaactgattggctcaaacgcattaagaaggaaagaaattccacaaatttacttttaacaaggcacagctgttaattgaaatgatttccaggtgactacctcatgaagctggttgagaggatgccaagagtgtgcaaagctatcatcaaagtgtggctactttgaacaatctaaaatatattttatatttttgggttacatgattccatatgtgttatttcatagttttgatgtcttcactattattctacaatgttgaaaatagtaaaaataaagaaccctggaatgagtaggtgtgtccaaacttttgactacacaaacacacacaatgcatGTACCAATAAGTTGCGATACAGGCCTTGCTAAATGCAGGAACCTAGCTATAAGAAAATGTGCCCTGTCTGTGTAGTGTCGACTTTGCCCTTCATTATGTCTGTCTATGGGCTTGTGCTGCTCTCGTAGGTGACAGGAGAGCTGGAGGACGTGCGCTCGGAGGCAGAGCTGCTGAAGAAACAGCTGGCCAGTGAGAGGCTGACTGTCCGTAACCTAGAGACACTTCTCTCCTCCAATCGGCAGAAGGAGTTCCACACGCATTTGAGCGCCAGCGAGAGGGAGTCGGAGCTGAAGGTTCTGCGGGACAGACTCGCCCTCGCTGACAGCAAAACGTAAGAGAAGGTCCTAAAGAATCCTTGAGCCAACGAATGTACTTCTTCACAGACCCACTGACTACACACAATCTTGAGTCTTACTGATTTAATAAAGAGAAGTAACATTGTGTGTGCAGGGCAGGGCATGCCAGGGAGGTTTCACTACTCCGAGGGAAAGTCTCTCAGCTGCAGACAGAGATGGACGTGCTGAAGAGACAGCTGACCACTGAGCGCTTTGAGCGGTGAGCTGAATGACTCTGTGCCCAGCTTATCAGTCACCTACCTCAATAATCCACATTTTTGTTTGCGTGTAATTGAAAAGGCTGAGGGCTACTATGTGTCCCTCATGCCCTTGTTGTCTCTCTACCTCAGTGAGAGGGCTGTGCAGGAGATGCGCAGGCAAGGTATGTCTTTCTCCTCACTGCGGAGCTCCTCCCCCCTGAGCAGATCTCTGAGTCCACGTCCCCCCTCCCCGGAACGTTCCATCCTGCGAACTCCAGAGCACTCCACCGACCGGTCACCAGAGAAGTGAGTTACACTCACAATACTACGTACGTgcttgcacagacacacacacacatcacaccactTCCTACTTTTATATCCATTCTGCAATCACTGCGATACTCTAGCATCTATAAAACAGAGACTTTATAGATCACACTGATTGTTTTCAAAGCTGTAATTGATGTGACTTCCCTTTTCCTCCACAGAATTGTGAGCTTTAAGGAGTAGagccaccagacagacagggaaaTGAAGGAGCTGGAGTGAGTGCGTGAGAAGCCTGTAAGGGTATCAGTTTGGACGCATCACACAAACTATTCACACACAACTTAACTCTTGTGTCCAACACAAATGCTTCTAATGGTCTAAAATGCCACCGTTCTCCTTCCCTATGAAGGATGCAATAACTTGGATCAAAGTTGAAATCATGCCGTCCTCTCACCAAAGATAATTCCAGTGCCAATTGTTTCAACAATTTGATTGTCTATATTATGTTTCTCCATGGAAAAAATTTGACTAATTGAGCTACTAATAGTATTGTCAAATTGAAGTGTGCCTTGGAGGTACTGTACATTTTCTGCTTTTACTTGGGAGATCCATTGGTGATTGGACTGAGATACTTTTACCAAATGTATTTATAAGAATCTGGACTTGGTTATTAGACCACTGATAGGAGAATAGTTCATTAGTTCAGCTTTGTGTTCTGTGGTATTTTTACATGTTTAATGTTACATATTATTCCCATTATGCCTAAATAACTTATTCCTTCAAATAAAGTTTTGTACAAACATTCACTGCACTCGTCTGTACCTAacatcagagacaacacaacagcCTTTAAATTACCCATAAGAGATTTCCATAAAAGTGTAGAGGAAAAtgtatttacaaaataaaaatatattgtgTTATTGGGGCTTTAATACTTTGTTGGGTCAATGTTTGTTTGAAGCCCAGATGGAGTGCACAGTAATTAGAGCAATTGGACGGTAACAGTTTAATTTCTTAATTGATTTGATTCAGTAACATATCCTCTTTCCTTCTAAAATACAATTCCTTTCGAGTTTTAGTGGTTTTATGCATATACTCAAACACATAATTCATATTTCCCAATGCTGTAACATCTAATGTAAAATGTAACATATCAAAATACTGCTTGTTCCCTCAGAATAAAAAAAGACATGGCAAATGTGTAACAAGATGCTGTAGAAAAAATAATATTTCCAAGTATAAAATACCATCTTGCAGTTAATGTCTGCAGTACTCAGTGGTTGTGTTGGGGAAGGGGTAAGTAAACAGGGAAAAGTCTAGAATATACTTGGGCAGGAGTTCCCTGAGAAGCTTCTGAGGCAGACTGCATAGGTAATAGTGCAGCGTCTCCTTGGTGACAGGCTTGTACCACGTCTGTCGCTCAGGGAAGTGGACGTGTGGAGGTGCACTAATACGCTGTAGCACATAGTCCGCATCACTCTCCAGATGCTCATAGGAGCCAATGAAGTCATAGGACACGGCACATGGCTGACACAGGTTGTAGATGGGCATCCAGTGCTCATTCATGCGGTCCACATCCTCATCCAGCAGATAGCGCACAAACTCAGCAAAAGTCACATCATCCCCAGCCACTGCTGTATCCTTGGCATGGCCCTTTCTGTAGCGCCTGATGATCTCGGCACCGTACTTCTCCTGGTAGGCCTTGATCTCCCCGAACTTGTTCCTGTAAGCGGAGAGAAGGCGCTCCATAGGTTCCCTGACAAACATAAACTTGAAGTAGTGTTTCAGCCTGTAGCGGATCTCCTCAGGCTTCAGGGAGGACAGGAAGAGCAGGTCACTCTTGTGGTTCATCTTGATGTTGACGTCCACGTTCTCTAGAGCCCCACTCAGGACCTTCAGAACCCTCTTCCAGTTGGAGCAGGCCACCTTGGGGACGTAGCAGTAGAGGAAGCGGTGCTCGTCGTTCACCAGGATGTGCTGCAGCAGGGTTTTCCTCTGCAGGGGGCTCAGGGACCACACACTGTGAGGCATGTTCTTCTGACCACACATGGTCCGGATGGTGCGGTTACGGATCTCCTGGAGAATCTGAATGGGGTTTGGGGGAGATGTAAAAGAAAAAAGACATtaaaactaaactcagcaaaaaatgaaacgtccctttttcaggaccctgtctttcaaagataattcgtaaaaatccaaataacttcatagatcttcattgtaaagggtttaaacactgtttcccatgcttgttcaatgaagcataaacaattaatgaacatgcacctgtggaacggtcgttaagacactaacagcttacagacggtaggcaattaaggtcacagttatgaaaacttaggacactgaagaggcctttctactgactctgaaaaacatagaaagaaagatgcccagggtccctgctcatctgtgtgaacgtcaAGGAGGCATGAGGCCAGCAGATGTGGCCtgggcaataaattgccatgtccgtactgtgagacgcctaagacagcgctacaggaaaacaggacggacagctgatcgtcctcgcagtggcagaccacgtgtaacaacacctgcacaggatcggtacatccaaacatcacacctgtgggacaggtacagaatagcaacaacaactgcctgagtcacaccaggaatgcacaatccctccatcagtgctcagactgtccataatcggctgagaaaggctggactgagggcttgtaggcctgttgtaaggaaggtcctcaccagatatcaccggcaacaacgtcgcctatgggcacaaacccaccatcactggaccagacaggactggcaaaaagtgcgcTTCTCTGAGTCACGGTTTTATCTCacatggggtgatggtcggattcacgtttatcgtcgaaggaatgagcgtcacaccgaggcctgtactctggagcgggatcgatttgggggaggagggtctgtcatggtctggggcggtgtgtcacagcatcatcggactgagcttgttgtcattgcaggcaatctcaacgctgtgtgttacagggaagacatcttcctccctcatgtggtacccttcctgcaggctcaccctgacatgaccctccagcatgacaatgccacccgccatactgctcgttctgtgcatgatttcctgcaagaccggaatgtcagtgttctgccatggccagcgaagagcctggatctcaatctcattgagcacgtctgggacctgttggatcggagggtgagggctagggccattctcccccagaaatgtccgggaactt
This genomic interval from Salvelinus alpinus chromosome 6, SLU_Salpinus.1, whole genome shotgun sequence contains the following:
- the chst14 gene encoding carbohydrate sulfotransferase 14; translated protein: MMPPRNQDFGLKKAGGARSGSVINFRKTVNSGSLRRSSAVLPSVLTFAVIVASGGLLLMIEKGMLNSMETPPPLGYSKRSGYLRQARNLDPAVDAESQILQEIRNRTIRTMCGQKNMPHSVWSLSPLQRKTLLQHILVNDEHRFLYCYVPKVACSNWKRVLKVLSGALENVDVNIKMNHKSDLLFLSSLKPEEIRYRLKHYFKFMFVREPMERLLSAYRNKFGEIKAYQEKYGAEIIRRYRKGHAKDTAVAGDDVTFAEFVRYLLDEDVDRMNEHWMPIYNLCQPCAVSYDFIGSYEHLESDADYVLQRISAPPHVHFPERQTWYKPVTKETLHYYLCSLPQKLLRELLPKYILDFSLFTYPFPNTTTEYCRH